Proteins found in one Paenibacillus sp. FSL R10-2782 genomic segment:
- a CDS encoding RnfABCDGE type electron transport complex subunit D — protein sequence MTIKQWSKSPKGYVAMVITAYLLIASIAEHDMAGMIHGIVAVGAAVAVDILCGLMRQRKRMLPDGAFITGLLIALVLSTATSWPVVAATSAIAIVSKHLLVYRKKPIFNPAAFGLLLSILIFGSGQSWWGAFGDLATWMIAFLLIGGYVITDRVNKFPQVFSFFGTFFVLLFLIGRFHLGDASDALRPPFINAALFFGFFMLTDLPTTPAKMKDQIVFGILVAFVGAAVYDLFGGLMYLFIGLLLANLYHVLKSRLSAKVTNRPVSNMQPVSKRG from the coding sequence ATGACGATAAAACAATGGAGTAAATCACCAAAAGGCTATGTTGCAATGGTTATCACGGCTTATCTTCTTATAGCCTCTATCGCAGAGCATGACATGGCTGGCATGATCCATGGAATCGTGGCCGTCGGTGCTGCTGTAGCCGTTGACATTCTTTGTGGCTTGATGAGACAAAGGAAGCGAATGCTGCCGGATGGTGCATTCATCACAGGGCTACTTATCGCCCTGGTGTTAAGCACGGCGACCTCTTGGCCCGTTGTTGCGGCTACTTCTGCGATTGCCATAGTATCCAAGCACCTGTTGGTCTATAGGAAGAAGCCGATTTTTAATCCAGCGGCTTTTGGATTGCTGCTATCTATTCTCATATTTGGATCAGGGCAGAGCTGGTGGGGGGCATTCGGGGATTTAGCCACATGGATGATTGCCTTCCTGCTCATTGGTGGATATGTAATAACGGATCGGGTCAATAAATTTCCGCAGGTGTTTTCGTTTTTCGGGACATTTTTTGTATTGTTGTTCCTTATAGGTCGCTTTCATCTGGGAGATGCTTCGGATGCACTTCGTCCTCCATTCATCAATGCTGCTCTTTTCTTTGGCTTTTTTATGCTCACTGATTTGCCCACGACTCCAGCCAAGATGAAGGATCAAATCGTTTTTGGAATTCTTGTCGCGTTTGTAGGCGCGGCTGTGTATGACCTTTTTGGAGGATTAATGTACTTGTTTATAGGGCTGCTATTAGCAAACCTGTATCATGTACTCAAATCACGTTTGAGTGCAAAAGTGACCAACAGGCCTGTTTCGAATATGCAACCAGTCTCCAAGCGAGGTTAA
- the nfsA gene encoding oxygen-insensitive NADPH nitroreductase, whose translation MNDTISLLMNHRSVRKFKSDAVTDEQLAAIVAAGQMASSSSNVQAYTVIAVTEPSLKTKLAELAGGQAYVEQCPAFLVWCADLYRLKQVTVHHQPGQPSYEGSVENYTVATIDAALAAQNAAVAAESLGLGMVYIGGIRTKIAEVSELLGLPELVYPVFGMCIGVPDQEGSLRPRLPLSGVLHMNGYDKNQTMKAVDLYDHTSAEYLKERTGGQRSTPWSEQMAARLTEPARLQMKSFLEQKGFLKQ comes from the coding sequence ATGAATGATACGATTTCCTTGTTGATGAATCATCGGTCTGTACGAAAGTTCAAGTCAGACGCCGTTACCGACGAGCAACTCGCAGCTATTGTGGCGGCAGGCCAGATGGCTTCCTCGTCCAGCAATGTACAGGCTTATACCGTCATTGCCGTTACAGAGCCTTCTTTGAAAACAAAGCTGGCTGAGTTGGCGGGGGGTCAGGCTTACGTTGAGCAATGCCCGGCGTTCCTCGTGTGGTGTGCAGATTTGTACCGCTTGAAGCAGGTCACGGTTCACCATCAGCCGGGTCAGCCCTCCTATGAAGGCTCCGTCGAAAACTATACGGTTGCGACCATTGATGCCGCGTTAGCTGCACAGAATGCCGCGGTAGCCGCCGAATCACTCGGTTTGGGCATGGTCTACATCGGGGGCATCCGTACGAAAATAGCCGAGGTATCCGAGCTGTTGGGATTGCCTGAGCTAGTATATCCGGTGTTCGGTATGTGTATTGGGGTACCGGATCAGGAAGGGAGCTTACGTCCACGTCTTCCGCTGTCCGGTGTTTTGCATATGAACGGCTACGACAAAAATCAGACGATGAAAGCTGTGGATCTGTATGATCACACATCGGCTGAATATTTAAAGGAACGCACAGGTGGTCAGCGGTCTACCCCTTGGTCAGAGCAGATGGCAGCAAGACTGACCGAGCCCGCACGTTTGCAGATGAAGTCTTTTTTGGAGCAAAAGGGATTTTTGAAGCAATAA
- a CDS encoding FAD:protein FMN transferase translates to MKRTKLYMDTAVSIQIVTGKSTSEEAVTQKMNQAFEAFQKVEQACSRFSPDSELMSVCQQVGVPVSVSPFLFEPLKFALEIAKWTDGIFDPTVGKIMEYHGFNRHYLTGQSIESPSAATVTYRDIILNEQDRTLCLQKPLVIDLGAVAKGFAIDLAAHELKEFEGFVVNAGGDLFAGGVNDGGEAWEIGIQHPERKEEMVSTVLLSNEAICTSGGYERKSAAEADVHHLIDPKTKRSPKEWVSSSVIAPFAMMADAFSTASFLLGAAEGQRLMEQAGLQGILITSDLQLVRVGGL, encoded by the coding sequence ATGAAAAGAACTAAATTATATATGGACACTGCCGTAAGCATACAGATTGTTACAGGAAAATCCACATCCGAAGAAGCGGTCACACAGAAAATGAATCAGGCATTTGAGGCTTTTCAAAAAGTAGAGCAAGCTTGCAGTCGTTTTAGCCCTGACAGTGAATTGATGAGCGTCTGCCAACAGGTAGGAGTACCTGTAAGCGTGAGCCCGTTTTTGTTTGAACCCCTCAAATTTGCTTTGGAAATAGCCAAATGGACGGATGGGATATTTGATCCTACGGTAGGAAAAATAATGGAATATCATGGCTTTAATCGACATTATTTAACCGGGCAATCCATTGAAAGTCCTTCTGCCGCTACGGTAACTTATCGGGATATCATTTTAAATGAACAAGATCGTACATTGTGTTTGCAGAAGCCGTTGGTGATTGATTTAGGGGCTGTAGCCAAAGGATTTGCCATTGACTTGGCAGCTCATGAGTTAAAAGAATTTGAAGGATTTGTCGTGAATGCGGGCGGCGATCTGTTTGCAGGAGGGGTGAACGATGGTGGAGAGGCATGGGAAATAGGTATTCAGCATCCTGAACGCAAAGAGGAAATGGTATCGACGGTTCTGCTTTCCAATGAGGCTATCTGTACTTCGGGAGGTTACGAGCGCAAGAGTGCGGCTGAGGCTGATGTACATCATTTGATTGATCCTAAAACCAAGCGCTCGCCCAAGGAATGGGTTAGTTCAAGCGTGATTGCCCCCTTCGCTATGATGGCGGATGCTTTTTCTACGGCATCATTTTTGTTGGGTGCAGCAGAGGGGCAGCGGCTCATGGAACAAGCGGGTTTACAAGGCATCCTCATTACATCTGATTTACAATTGGTTCGAGTAGGAGGGTTATAA
- a CDS encoding heavy metal translocating P-type ATPase codes for MENRVTDGDKQTTLHITGMSCAACASRIEKGLNRIDGVAQANVNLALEQASISYDPTQADIPDFRDKIASLGFGTVSEEANLNVTGMTCAACATRIEKGLNRMPGVTGATVNLAMETAHVEYAAGSIAVGDLVSKIEQLGYGAIPQSAEDHIADVRSKDLNRKKWKWIVSAILSLPLLWAMVAHFSFTSWIYVPGLFLNPWFQLVLTTPIQFIIGWQFYVGAYKALRNGGSNMDVLVALGTSSAYFYSLYLTLRPSTVMDSMGGMAGMPVMKMPELYYETSAVLITLILVGKWFEAVAKGRSSEAIKSLMSLQATTARVVRDGQELDIPIEQVRVKDIFIVRPGEKIPVDGVVVDGRSAVDESMLSGESLPVEKEAGSAVTGATLNKNGVLRIQAERVGGDTALARIIKVVEDAQNSKAPIQRIADQISGIFVPIVVAIAAMTFIVWFFLVTPADFAGSLEKMIAVLVIACPCALGLATPTSIMAGSGRAAEYGILFKGGEHLEMTRSVNAVVLDKTGTVTNGRPELTDVVVGEGSLGETDLLRMLAAAEKSSEHPLAEAIVRGIMDRGIEPVESTDFENIPGYGVKAHVEGKQVLAGTRRLMRREGIAVGELAEQHMHELENAGKTAMLIAVDGSYSGLVAVADTIKETSREAVARLRAMNIEVIMITGDNERTAKAVAAEAGIERVLAEVLPEGKAEEVKRLQEQGLIVAMVGDGINDAPALATANIGMAMGTGTDVAMEAADITLMRGNLNSIPDAIEMSRRTMTNISQNLFWALGYNVIGIPIAALGFLAPWLAGAAMAFSSVSVVLNALRLQRVKL; via the coding sequence ATGGAAAACCGTGTGACCGACGGTGATAAGCAGACAACGCTTCATATTACGGGGATGTCCTGTGCTGCCTGCGCCAGCCGTATTGAAAAGGGACTGAATCGAATAGACGGCGTGGCGCAGGCTAATGTGAATCTGGCTTTGGAGCAGGCGTCGATTTCGTATGATCCGACGCAGGCGGATATTCCTGATTTTCGAGATAAAATTGCTTCTTTGGGTTTTGGAACCGTGAGTGAGGAAGCCAATCTGAATGTGACAGGCATGACATGCGCAGCCTGCGCAACCCGGATTGAGAAGGGTCTGAACCGGATGCCGGGTGTGACAGGAGCTACGGTGAATTTGGCGATGGAAACAGCACATGTGGAATATGCGGCGGGAAGCATTGCAGTCGGTGATCTGGTGAGCAAGATTGAACAGCTTGGCTATGGTGCTATCCCGCAGAGTGCCGAGGATCACATCGCAGATGTGCGCAGCAAGGATTTGAATCGTAAAAAGTGGAAGTGGATCGTGTCTGCGATACTGTCGCTTCCGCTGTTATGGGCGATGGTGGCTCATTTCTCCTTTACCTCATGGATTTATGTGCCTGGCTTATTTCTGAATCCGTGGTTCCAGCTTGTGCTTACTACACCGATCCAGTTTATCATTGGATGGCAGTTTTACGTGGGAGCGTATAAGGCGCTGCGCAACGGCGGTTCCAATATGGATGTACTGGTTGCTCTGGGCACGTCCTCCGCTTATTTTTACAGCCTGTATCTCACCCTGCGTCCGTCTACCGTGATGGACAGCATGGGAGGCATGGCAGGGATGCCTGTCATGAAAATGCCTGAGCTGTACTATGAGACAAGCGCGGTGCTGATTACGCTTATTCTCGTCGGTAAATGGTTCGAGGCAGTAGCCAAGGGCCGTTCATCCGAGGCGATCAAGAGCCTCATGAGTCTCCAGGCGACGACGGCGCGTGTGGTACGTGATGGGCAAGAGCTTGATATACCGATTGAGCAGGTTCGTGTGAAAGATATCTTCATTGTACGTCCCGGCGAGAAAATTCCTGTCGATGGTGTGGTTGTGGACGGACGCTCGGCGGTGGATGAATCCATGCTGAGTGGCGAAAGCCTTCCGGTGGAAAAAGAAGCAGGTTCTGCGGTTACAGGAGCTACGCTCAATAAAAACGGTGTACTTCGTATCCAGGCCGAGCGTGTCGGTGGCGATACGGCATTGGCCCGTATTATTAAGGTCGTGGAAGATGCGCAAAATTCCAAGGCACCGATTCAGCGGATTGCTGACCAAATATCAGGAATTTTTGTCCCAATCGTTGTAGCTATAGCTGCAATGACCTTTATCGTCTGGTTTTTCCTTGTAACTCCGGCCGATTTTGCAGGCTCCCTGGAGAAAATGATTGCAGTGCTTGTCATTGCTTGTCCTTGTGCGCTCGGATTGGCTACGCCAACGTCTATCATGGCGGGATCGGGACGCGCTGCGGAATACGGCATTCTGTTCAAGGGCGGCGAGCATCTGGAGATGACTCGTTCGGTCAATGCCGTGGTGCTGGATAAAACGGGCACGGTTACGAACGGCAGGCCTGAGCTGACGGATGTTGTGGTCGGAGAAGGAAGCTTGGGCGAAACGGATTTGCTGCGGATGTTGGCTGCGGCGGAAAAAAGCTCGGAGCATCCGCTGGCGGAAGCCATTGTAAGGGGAATTATGGATCGCGGCATTGAGCCAGTAGAGTCAACGGATTTTGAAAATATTCCTGGTTATGGCGTGAAGGCTCATGTGGAAGGCAAGCAAGTGCTGGCAGGTACACGCCGACTGATGCGTCGTGAGGGCATCGCGGTTGGTGAATTAGCCGAGCAGCATATGCATGAGCTGGAGAACGCAGGCAAAACAGCCATGCTGATTGCGGTGGACGGTTCCTATTCCGGACTGGTAGCTGTGGCGGATACGATCAAGGAAACGTCACGGGAGGCGGTTGCCCGTCTGCGTGCGATGAACATTGAGGTTATCATGATTACGGGTGACAATGAACGGACCGCGAAGGCTGTGGCTGCCGAGGCCGGAATTGAGCGGGTACTGGCAGAGGTGCTGCCTGAAGGCAAGGCAGAAGAAGTGAAACGACTTCAGGAGCAGGGCCTGATCGTAGCTATGGTCGGAGATGGCATTAATGACGCGCCCGCGCTGGCTACCGCTAATATCGGGATGGCGATGGGCACGGGTACGGATGTGGCAATGGAGGCTGCCGATATTACGCTCATGCGCGGCAACCTGAACAGCATTCCCGACGCGATCGAGATGAGCCGCCGGACCATGACTAACATAAGCCAGAATCTGTTTTGGGCGCTTGGCTACAACGTAATCGGCATCCCGATTGCTGCCCTGGGCTTCCTCGCCCCGTGGCTGGCAGGAGCAGCCATGGCATTTAGCTCTGTTTCGGTTGTGCTGAATGCGCTCCGTCTCCAACGGGTGAAGCTATAA
- a CDS encoding FMN-binding protein: MAQMNKKWVVLCSTAITAVYAAGYFTTETEAAMPPLPHHTQVSIPTNDISKNNNPSNVKSTYTNKHHISPKSLYKDGTYTGMGNNRRGSIEVSVTIKNDKITDVEVSHFAMHYSESDIAGLPSEVVQNQSEQVRNVSGATYSTRAFQDAVQNALSSAQNV, from the coding sequence ATGGCACAGATGAATAAAAAATGGGTCGTTTTATGCTCAACAGCGATTACAGCAGTGTACGCAGCCGGATATTTTACGACGGAAACCGAGGCAGCCATGCCGCCATTGCCGCATCACACGCAAGTCAGTATTCCAACAAATGATATATCAAAAAACAATAATCCTTCAAATGTAAAGTCAACCTATACGAATAAACATCATATTTCACCCAAAAGTTTATATAAAGATGGTACCTATACGGGGATGGGCAATAATCGGCGTGGTTCCATTGAAGTTAGCGTAACGATCAAGAATGATAAAATAACGGACGTTGAAGTTAGCCATTTTGCTATGCATTATTCGGAAAGTGATATAGCAGGGCTCCCTTCGGAGGTTGTACAAAACCAGAGTGAACAAGTGAGGAATGTATCCGGTGCAACGTATAGCACCCGGGCATTTCAGGACGCTGTACAAAATGCGCTCTCCAGCGCACAAAACGTGTAG
- a CDS encoding HAMP domain-containing sensor histidine kinase: MFTNIRRRLVILNTIVFLLVFSILGIWLYVHMQYQLYHDTDEIMVQAQKRAQASRIPSELLQSNDLDPENDEKITYLFWSDQNEFLGQTPQQSFPLDMASLFKDQSNTQTIRTVSIGDRSYRALQFVYMPKHSNTQIIVCLVKSLQDVQRTLHSLMWDITAGIVIGGIIFVFAGIFLAERALVPIRNSWEKQQRFVADASHEMRTPTAIIHAQTEMLLRHPTHSIEQESPHIAVILKESKWMGRLLEDLLTLARSDSNQLQIEPSFITLNSLLRELAEQFKLLADTKGVNILTELQEPLLLWGDDGRIHQLFTILLDNALKYTPSTGQIKVIGRYQGNSVYISVSDNGSGIAEDELPYVFDRFYRGDKVRSRTEGGTGLGLSIAQWIVEVHGGSIRIHSETNKGTQVELFFPRKKQQAD, encoded by the coding sequence ATGTTCACTAACATTCGCAGACGGCTGGTCATCCTGAATACTATTGTTTTTCTTCTCGTTTTTTCCATATTGGGCATCTGGCTGTACGTTCATATGCAATACCAGCTATATCACGATACGGATGAAATCATGGTACAGGCCCAAAAGCGTGCTCAAGCCTCTCGCATTCCATCGGAACTACTCCAATCCAATGATTTGGACCCCGAAAATGATGAGAAAATAACATACCTGTTCTGGTCTGATCAAAATGAGTTCCTTGGGCAAACGCCCCAGCAGTCATTTCCCCTGGATATGGCTAGTTTGTTCAAAGATCAATCAAACACACAGACCATTCGGACGGTGAGCATCGGTGATCGCAGTTATCGGGCCCTTCAATTTGTGTATATGCCCAAGCATTCCAATACACAGATCATAGTTTGCCTCGTCAAGAGCTTGCAGGATGTGCAGCGGACGCTCCATTCCTTGATGTGGGATATTACTGCGGGAATTGTCATCGGAGGGATTATTTTTGTTTTTGCGGGTATATTTCTAGCGGAACGTGCGCTTGTGCCTATACGAAACTCCTGGGAAAAGCAGCAACGCTTTGTTGCAGATGCCTCACATGAGATGCGAACACCGACGGCAATCATCCATGCCCAAACAGAGATGCTCCTGAGGCATCCCACACACTCTATAGAACAGGAAAGTCCTCATATCGCTGTAATTTTAAAAGAAAGCAAGTGGATGGGCAGGCTGCTGGAGGATCTGCTGACACTGGCCCGATCCGATTCCAATCAGCTACAGATTGAACCCTCGTTCATCACACTGAATTCATTATTACGGGAGTTAGCAGAGCAGTTCAAACTATTGGCAGATACCAAAGGGGTCAATATCCTTACGGAATTACAGGAGCCTCTGCTCCTATGGGGAGATGACGGGAGAATACACCAGCTTTTTACCATCCTGCTGGATAATGCTTTGAAATATACCCCCTCCACCGGGCAGATAAAAGTAATTGGACGTTATCAAGGAAATTCTGTGTATATCAGCGTATCAGATAACGGCTCCGGAATCGCAGAAGATGAATTGCCTTATGTCTTTGACCGATTTTATCGCGGTGACAAGGTCAGATCCCGTACTGAGGGGGGAACAGGACTTGGACTATCCATCGCTCAGTGGATTGTAGAGGTACATGGCGGAAGCATCCGAATCCATTCAGAAACAAATAAAGGAACTCAGGTGGAGTTATTTTTTCCCCGAAAAAAACAGCAAGCAGACTAA
- a CDS encoding copper ion binding protein has product MAQVTLNVEGMSCNHCVKAVEGALEKVGASGKVSLEAKQVAVEYDESKLNVEALKTVIEDQGYDVV; this is encoded by the coding sequence ATGGCACAAGTAACATTGAACGTAGAAGGCATGAGCTGCAATCATTGCGTGAAGGCAGTAGAAGGAGCTTTGGAGAAAGTGGGCGCTTCTGGCAAGGTCAGTCTTGAAGCGAAACAAGTAGCTGTAGAATACGATGAGTCCAAGCTGAACGTTGAAGCGTTGAAAACCGTAATTGAAGACCAAGGCTATGACGTCGTTTAA
- a CDS encoding response regulator transcription factor, whose protein sequence is MRVLVVEDDPSLLKIVRDLFESESFLTDGAETGDEGYYLAQQNIYDLIILDIMLPGMSGVEIVKKLRAHAMLVPIILLTAKDAVEDRVAGLDIGADDYITKPFAVSELLARTRAVLRRKGTIGQEGELIYGPIRLVPAARDAFSGEQGLNLTATEYKLLEYFLCNKEQILTREQIFDRVWGFDSGSATTAVDVYMHLLRKKLAARNADNLLRTVRGIGYMLTGDPHVH, encoded by the coding sequence GTGCGAGTGCTTGTCGTAGAAGATGATCCTTCTCTTCTCAAAATTGTCCGTGACCTCTTTGAAAGTGAATCTTTCCTGACAGATGGCGCAGAAACTGGCGACGAGGGGTATTATTTGGCCCAACAGAATATTTATGATTTGATTATTCTCGATATCATGTTGCCTGGAATGAGCGGTGTTGAAATCGTCAAAAAGCTGAGGGCACACGCTATGCTCGTCCCAATCATTCTTTTGACAGCTAAAGATGCAGTAGAGGATCGTGTCGCCGGACTGGATATCGGAGCAGACGACTACATCACGAAACCGTTCGCCGTATCGGAATTATTGGCACGAACAAGAGCTGTTTTGAGGAGAAAGGGCACCATAGGACAGGAAGGCGAATTGATCTATGGACCTATCCGATTAGTCCCTGCAGCGAGAGACGCATTTAGCGGAGAACAGGGCTTGAACTTAACGGCGACAGAATATAAATTACTGGAGTACTTTCTATGTAATAAAGAGCAAATATTAACCCGTGAGCAGATATTCGACCGGGTTTGGGGGTTTGATTCGGGGTCAGCCACGACCGCAGTCGACGTATATATGCATCTTTTGCGTAAAAAACTCGCAGCCCGTAACGCAGACAATCTTCTCCGAACCGTACGTGGAATCGGTTATATGTTAACGGGTGACCCTCATGTTCACTAA